The sequence below is a genomic window from Methylotuvimicrobium sp. KM2.
AACAGCGCCGACAAGCTTACGATGCGCGAAACGCTCAGCGCGATAAGGATGCGGTTAGCCGGGAGATAGTCGATAAATTCCTAGGGCATGCCGCTTATCGGCAGGCCAAGACGGTTATGTTTTATCTACATTGCCGCTCCGAAGTTAGAACGCGCGATAGGGTTCGCGAGCAGTTGTCGGGCGATAAGCAGATAGTTGTTCCTTATTGCACCAAGGATGCCTATGGTCAAAACCGATTGGGTCTTTGGAAACTCGAGGACTTGCAAGAATTGCAGCCTGGAATGTGGGGCATACTCGAGCCGCCGAAAGAGCGGTGGGGAGAGTCCGGGAAGGAAATAGCGCCCGAAGCTTTGGATTTAGTCATGGTTCCGGGTGTTGCTTTCGATAGAAGCGGAGGGCGCTTAGGCAATGGCGCCGGTTATTACGATCGTCTATTTAAAAGTGTCGGAAAAGATACGGTGCTAATTGGGGTTTGTTTCGAAGCGCAGATAATGCCTGAAATCATCATGGAGGGACACGATATTTATATGGATTATGTTATAACCGAATCTGAAGTTTATCGGGGTAGGGGTGGATTTTGACGATGCGATGGACGCGATTAAAGGAACAGCTTGAAGAAACGCCTGCCTTTGTTTACGACCTCGATGCGATTGAAACAACATTGCAGACCTTGAGCAATATTCGCGATCGGTCAGGTTGTAAAGTTTTATATTCAATCAAGTCTTTACCCTTTTTACCGATTTTGCATAGGATGAAGCCTTATCTCGACGGCTTTTCGGTAAGTTCTTTGTTCGAAGCGAGGTTGGCTTCTGAAGTATTGGCTGGAATTGGGTCGGTGCATTTGACCACGCCCGGCATACGAGCGGACGAAGTCGAAGAGCTAGCGCGGATTTGCTCACATGTGA
It includes:
- a CDS encoding 5-formyltetrahydrofolate cyclo-ligase — protein: MMHIDKAQQRRQAYDARNAQRDKDAVSREIVDKFLGHAAYRQAKTVMFYLHCRSEVRTRDRVREQLSGDKQIVVPYCTKDAYGQNRLGLWKLEDLQELQPGMWGILEPPKERWGESGKEIAPEALDLVMVPGVAFDRSGGRLGNGAGYYDRLFKSVGKDTVLIGVCFEAQIMPEIIMEGHDIYMDYVITESEVYRGRGGF